CGCACGATTGCCTTGTTGAAGCGCCGTCCCTCGCGCGCCAGGACTTCGCCGCTCTTCGGATCGCGTACGTCGCGGCTCACCCGCGTGCCGAGCAGATGGGAGGGATTAAATTCCTTGGCGAGCTGCTTGCCGTCGAGCAGGATGACGTCCTTGGGATAGTAGTAGTTGAGCAGGTCCTCGGTGGTCATCCCAAGCGCACGCAGCAGCACGGTGGCGGGGAATTTGCGCCGGCGATCGATTCGCACGTAGAGCACGTCGCGCGGATCGAACTCGAAATCGATCCAGCTTCCACGATAAGGGATCACGCGCGCCGAGAAGAGCAGCTTGCCCGTCGCATGGGTCTTGCCCTTGTCGTGCTCGAAGAAGACGCCGGGCGAGCGATGGAGCTGCGAGACGATCACGCGCTCGGTGCCGTTGACCATGAAGGTCCCGTTCCGCGTCATCAGCGGGACCTCGCCGAAGTAGACCTCCTGCTCCTTGACGTTCTTGATCGAACGGCGGCCGCCCTCGACGTCCCAGATGACGAGCTGAATCTTGACCTTGAGTGGCGCAGCGAAGGTCATCCCGCGCTGATGGCATTCGTCGACGTCGTACTTCGGCTCGCCGAGCTCGTAGCTCACGAACTCGAGCGACGCGGTCTCGTTGAAATCCTTGATCGGAAAGACCGACTTGAAAACCGCCTGCAGACCGGAGTCGCGACGCTCCTCGAGCGGAACGCCGAGCTGAAGAAACTCCTCGTAGGAGCGTTTCTGTATTTCGATCAGGTTGGGGATGTCGATAATCTTGCGGATCTTGCCGAATGACCGGCGGAGCCTGAGATTACTCGTCACCTGTGCCTGTTGAGCCATCGTTACCTCGTCCGGCACGCGTCACGGGCGTGACGCGCAATAACAACGCCGGAATGTTTCGCGGCGCGCCCGCAGGCGTCCGCGCTTGCCCCCGCTTCGACCTCCCAGCCGCCACAAATAGATTGCGGGCCCATGCCGACCCTGCGTCCGCATGGACCCTCATACTCACGCATTTTTACCGGCATCAGATACAAAGCCGGATTACTTCAACTCGACCGTGCCGCCCGCCTCTTCCAGCTTTTTCTTGATCTCCTCGGCCTCGGCCTTGCTCACGCCTTCTTTGACCGGCTTGGGCGCGCCGTCGACCAGGTCTTTGGCCTCCTTGAGGCCGAGCCCGGTCAGTTCCCGCACGACCTTGATAACCTGGATTTTCTTGTCACCGGAGCCGGTCAGCACCACCGAGAACTCATCCTTCTCGACCGGAGCCGCCGCTGCGCCGCTGGCTGCGGGCGCTGCCGCCACCGCGACCGGAGCCGCCGCCGAGACGCCGAGTTCCTGCTCAAGCTCCTTCACCAGCGTCGCCGCTTCCATCAGGCTCAGATTTTTCAGGTAATCCTTCACCTGATCGCGGCTGACTTGTACCTCTGCCATTGTGATCTATCTCCTTGCTGCCGTATCACTCACCACCGGCGACGCTGCAGCGCGCCGAAGCGAAATAAAAATCTCTATTGTGGAGCTCCCGCCGACGCCTCCGCGGGTCCTGCGGATGCGGCCGGTGCGCCTTCGCCATTGCGCTTGCCGATCGCATCGACCAAGCGGGCCAGCGCCGAGCCAGGCTCGTTGAGTAATCGCACCAGGCGGGTTGCCGGCGCCTGCAGCAATCCGAGCAATTGCGCCATCAGCACTTCACGCGATGGCAGCGTGGCGAGCGCCTGTACTTCCTCGGCCGTGAGCGGCTTGCCGCTGAGCACGCCGCCGCGCACCTTGAACTTGTCGCCAAGATCGCGGAGTCCCGCGATAGTCTTGGCGACCGTCACCGGATCGCCGTAACAGAAGACGATCACAATCGGGCCGCCGAGCTGCGGAGCGAGCGCCGCGTAGGGCGTCTCCTTAATCGCGCGCCGTACCAACGTGTTCTTCGCGACCTTGATTTCACCCGCGACCTCGCGCACGCGCCGGCGCAGATCGGTCGATTCCGCCGCGCTGAGTCCGCGATACTCCGAGACGAGCGCCATCGTGGCCCGCGCGAACTGCGCCGCGAGCTCGTCGACGATCGTGGTTTTTTCCGCTTTCTTCATGATCTCAAAATCGCGCGCCTCTTATGCCGCGGCCGCCACCGTCCGGACCGCACCGGGATCGACTTTGATCCCGGGGCCCATCGTCGAGGAGACGGCGATGCTCCTGATGTAATTGCCCTTGGCGCTAGCTGGCTTCGAGCGCGCGATCGCGTCTAGCAGCGCATGTGCGTTCTCGAGCAATTTCTGCTCGCCGAAGCTGAGCTTGCCGATCGGTGCATGGATCACGCCGGCCTTGTCGACGCGATAGTCGACCTTGCCCGCCTTCACCTCGGCGACCGCCTTGCCGACGTCGAAGGTCACGGTGCCGACCTTGGGATTCGGCATCAGGCCGCGCGGTCCGAGAATCTTACCGAGGCGGCCGACCTGTCCCATCATGTCGGGCGTTGCGATGACGCGGTCGAAATCGAGCCAGCCCTCCTCCTGGATCTTCTTGATCAGGTCTTCGCCGCCGACGAAGTCCGCGCCGGCGTCGCGCGCTTCCTTTTCCTTCTCGCCCTTGGCGAGCACCAGGACCCGCGCCACCTTGCCGGTGCCATTGGGGAGCACTACCGTGCCGCGCACGTTTTGATCGGCCTGACGCGGATCGACGTTGAGGCGCACGGCGAGCTCGACCGTCTCGTCGAACTTGGCGACGTGGCTTCCCGCCACCAGCTTGATCGCGTCAGCGAGCGGATAGCGCGTCGCGCGATCGATCTGCTTGGATGCTTCGCGATATTTCTTGCCCGCCATCGTCAATTCCCTCTCCGCTACTCGATCTCAATACCCATCGAGCGCGCCGTACCCTCGATGCTCTTCATCGCGGCCGCCATATCTTTCGCGGTCAGGTCCTTGAGCTTGGTCTTGGCGATCTCCTCGACCTGCTTGCGCGTCACCTTGCCGACCTTGTTCTTGTTGGGCGCCGC
The DNA window shown above is from Candidatus Binataceae bacterium and carries:
- the rplL gene encoding 50S ribosomal protein L7/L12; protein product: MAEVQVSRDQVKDYLKNLSLMEAATLVKELEQELGVSAAAPVAVAAAPAASGAAAAPVEKDEFSVVLTGSGDKKIQVIKVVRELTGLGLKEAKDLVDGAPKPVKEGVSKAEAEEIKKKLEEAGGTVELK
- the rplJ gene encoding 50S ribosomal protein L10; its protein translation is MKKAEKTTIVDELAAQFARATMALVSEYRGLSAAESTDLRRRVREVAGEIKVAKNTLVRRAIKETPYAALAPQLGGPIVIVFCYGDPVTVAKTIAGLRDLGDKFKVRGGVLSGKPLTAEEVQALATLPSREVLMAQLLGLLQAPATRLVRLLNEPGSALARLVDAIGKRNGEGAPAASAGPAEASAGAPQ
- the rplA gene encoding 50S ribosomal protein L1; translated protein: MTMAGKKYREASKQIDRATRYPLADAIKLVAGSHVAKFDETVELAVRLNVDPRQADQNVRGTVVLPNGTGKVARVLVLAKGEKEKEARDAGADFVGGEDLIKKIQEEGWLDFDRVIATPDMMGQVGRLGKILGPRGLMPNPKVGTVTFDVGKAVAEVKAGKVDYRVDKAGVIHAPIGKLSFGEQKLLENAHALLDAIARSKPASAKGNYIRSIAVSSTMGPGIKVDPGAVRTVAAAA